A single genomic interval of Arthrobacter methylotrophus harbors:
- a CDS encoding metallophosphoesterase yields MTTVLTTSDPHIAHAIVAADRGFSCTKDHDDFFAQQWVENVTKKDTVWILGDLASSNPKPALELLAKLPGTKHLVTGNHDPVHALYTDAHRHFRKYLGVFSSVQMAASRRIGDRTVLLSHFPYEGDGVAKEDRYSQWRLRDEGLWLLHGHVHKAWKVQGRQVNVGFDAWERPVSFDELGQFINACEEVDHELIGAQ; encoded by the coding sequence GTGACTACTGTCCTGACCACGAGTGACCCCCACATTGCCCACGCCATTGTCGCAGCGGACCGCGGCTTCTCCTGCACCAAAGACCACGATGACTTCTTCGCCCAGCAGTGGGTGGAAAACGTGACCAAGAAGGACACGGTCTGGATCCTCGGCGACCTCGCCTCGTCCAACCCGAAACCGGCTCTGGAGCTGCTGGCAAAACTTCCCGGCACCAAACACCTGGTCACCGGCAACCACGACCCTGTGCATGCCCTGTATACGGACGCTCACAGGCACTTCCGCAAATACCTCGGCGTCTTCTCCTCTGTGCAGATGGCTGCCAGCCGCCGCATCGGTGACCGCACCGTCCTGCTCTCCCACTTCCCTTATGAAGGGGACGGAGTCGCTAAAGAGGACCGCTACAGCCAGTGGCGGCTGCGTGATGAAGGCCTATGGCTGCTGCACGGCCACGTCCACAAAGCGTGGAAGGTGCAGGGCCGCCAGGTCAACGTCGGCTTCGACGCCTGGGAGCGCCCCGTCTCCTTCGACGAGCTTGGTCAGTTCATCAACGCATGTGAAGAGGTAGACCACGAATTGATTGGAGCACAATGA